From Candidatus Omnitrophota bacterium, a single genomic window includes:
- a CDS encoding RpiB/LacA/LacB family sugar-phosphate isomerase: MAGKKIVIGADHGGYLVKERLKKELARSGYSVIDVGAGECESADYPVYGFEVARNVSAGKASRGIAICKSGIGMSIIANKLPGVRAGMCTSVGDAVSSRQHNDANVLVLAAAKNGPDEAVRIMKSWLKTRSLKGRHARRVEQIKEYENKVFRKRTA; encoded by the coding sequence ATGGCTGGAAAAAAAATAGTGATCGGTGCGGATCATGGAGGATACCTGGTAAAAGAACGGCTGAAAAAAGAGCTGGCAAGGTCCGGGTATAGTGTCATAGATGTTGGTGCGGGCGAGTGCGAGAGCGCCGACTATCCTGTTTACGGGTTCGAGGTAGCGCGGAACGTGTCTGCCGGAAAAGCCTCAAGGGGGATAGCCATATGTAAATCCGGCATAGGAATGTCCATAATAGCCAATAAACTGCCGGGCGTAAGGGCGGGAATGTGCACTTCTGTCGGGGATGCCGTATCCTCCCGGCAGCATAATGACGCGAACGTACTGGTGTTGGCGGCGGCAAAGAACGGCCCGGATGAGGCTGTCCGGATAATGAAAAGCTGGCTTAAGACGAGGTCCCTTAAAGGCAGGCATGCCAGGCGAGTTGAGCAGATAAAAGAGTATGAGAATAAAGTATTCAGGAAAAGAACCGCTTAA
- the hisG gene encoding ATP phosphoribosyltransferase, with protein MEEKKLRMGIPKGSLQDTTIRLFEKAGYKIKVATRSYFPLIDDEDIEVVLFRAQEMSRYVEDGIIDCGITGNDWIEENSSEIERVAELVYAKQSMKPVRWVLAVPNESSVRSVKDLAGKKIATELVKVTTRYLEARGVKAEVEFSWGATEVKPKMGIDAIVEVTETGSSLKANGLRIVETVCESTTQFIANKEAWKDPWKRERIERMILLIKGAILAEGKVGLKMNAKKEDVEKIIQILPCMKAPTVSRLFDEAWVDIDTVIDEEDVKRLIPELRKAGAQGFIEYPLNKVIY; from the coding sequence ATGGAAGAAAAAAAACTTCGTATGGGCATCCCGAAAGGGAGCTTACAGGATACGACAATAAGGCTGTTCGAAAAAGCCGGATACAAGATAAAAGTGGCGACCCGCTCATATTTTCCGCTGATAGACGACGAAGATATAGAAGTGGTGCTTTTCAGGGCACAAGAGATGTCCCGGTATGTCGAGGACGGCATAATCGATTGTGGTATTACCGGCAACGACTGGATAGAGGAGAATTCCTCGGAGATAGAAAGAGTGGCCGAGCTTGTTTACGCGAAGCAGAGCATGAAGCCTGTAAGGTGGGTGCTTGCCGTGCCGAATGAGTCCTCCGTAAGGTCCGTAAAGGACCTCGCGGGCAAGAAAATAGCTACTGAACTTGTGAAGGTGACGACAAGATACCTTGAGGCTCGCGGGGTCAAGGCGGAAGTGGAATTCAGCTGGGGGGCTACGGAGGTCAAGCCGAAAATGGGCATCGATGCCATAGTCGAGGTCACGGAAACAGGCAGCAGCCTGAAAGCCAACGGCCTGAGGATAGTAGAGACCGTATGCGAGTCCACCACACAGTTCATCGCGAATAAAGAAGCCTGGAAGGACCCCTGGAAGAGGGAGAGGATAGAGCGGATGATATTGCTCATTAAGGGCGCTATCCTGGCGGAAGGTAAGGTCGGGCTCAAGATGAACGCTAAGAAAGAGGATGTTGAGAAGATCATCCAGATACTTCCTTGCATGAAGGCCCCTACGGTGTCCAGATTGTTCGACGAAGCCTGGGTGGATATTGATACGGTCATAGATGAAGAGGATGTTAAGAGACTCATCCCCGAGCTGCGTAAGGCCGGGGCACAGGGGTTCATAGAATATCCACTTAACAAAGTGATATATTGA
- a CDS encoding AAA family ATPase — MFSRKMQMYMRQYKTIIIVTVIVIILLILSVVGLMSLESFYRKMTLATMPVQFIMAGIHAGIFVFMYLTFMRGGFAKLDKAPIKGKDISITWADVIGMQDAKQEAWEVVQLIKDRADVKKMGGNVIKGLLMLGPPGCGKTYMAKAIATEANMPFISMSGSEFVEVFVGVGSSRVRKLFKKARDLAFGYGGCIIFIDEIDAIGRGRTFSHMGGQETNSTLNQLLAEMDGLKGKEDNIVVIGASNAQEEHLDAALLRPGRFDRKLIIPKPSQDDREELFKFYLAKVKAEEGLDYARLARRAVGKSPADIANIVKEGALIATRSRKVSIGQKELSEAFERVDLGIKHRLTVTPKEKEMTAYHESGHLIINYLKAPSKSVFKASIIPRKGTLGVVWSPEREELHSKSKEQLMEDIMISLGGYAAEKLKFNTSTTGVSSDFSKATRIAHAMIWQLGMGASGYIGDYSMLQTVSGESEFNPLSETVKTILNNDTNALIKECLEEVTKTLTDKKEVLDRFAQELLKREELEFDEIVAIFDEYGYKENTGL; from the coding sequence ATGTTCAGCAGAAAAATGCAGATGTATATGAGGCAGTACAAGACGATCATCATCGTGACCGTTATTGTGATAATACTGCTTATACTTTCCGTTGTGGGGCTTATGTCCCTTGAGTCGTTCTACCGTAAAATGACGCTGGCGACGATGCCGGTACAGTTCATAATGGCGGGTATACACGCCGGGATATTCGTGTTCATGTATCTTACTTTTATGCGGGGAGGCTTTGCCAAACTGGATAAAGCGCCGATCAAGGGCAAGGATATAAGCATCACATGGGCCGATGTGATAGGCATGCAGGACGCGAAACAGGAGGCCTGGGAAGTGGTCCAGCTGATAAAGGACCGGGCGGATGTCAAGAAAATGGGGGGCAACGTTATCAAGGGTCTTCTTATGCTGGGACCTCCGGGATGTGGGAAGACATATATGGCAAAAGCCATAGCGACCGAGGCCAACATGCCGTTCATTTCCATGTCCGGGAGTGAATTCGTGGAAGTGTTCGTGGGTGTCGGATCTTCCCGTGTACGTAAACTTTTCAAGAAAGCCCGCGACCTGGCGTTCGGTTACGGCGGGTGCATCATCTTTATAGATGAGATCGACGCCATTGGGCGAGGCAGGACCTTCTCCCACATGGGCGGCCAGGAGACCAACAGTACTCTTAACCAGCTCCTTGCGGAAATGGACGGACTGAAGGGCAAGGAGGACAATATAGTCGTTATCGGAGCGTCGAATGCCCAGGAAGAACATCTTGACGCGGCTCTTCTAAGACCGGGCAGGTTCGACAGGAAACTTATCATACCGAAACCGTCGCAGGATGACCGGGAAGAGCTCTTTAAGTTCTATCTGGCCAAAGTCAAGGCAGAGGAAGGCCTGGATTACGCGCGCCTCGCCAGGAGGGCGGTGGGCAAAAGCCCGGCGGATATAGCTAACATAGTAAAAGAAGGGGCCTTGATCGCTACCCGTTCCAGGAAGGTGTCCATAGGGCAGAAAGAGCTCAGCGAAGCCTTTGAACGTGTCGACCTGGGCATCAAGCACAGGCTCACGGTCACGCCGAAAGAAAAAGAGATGACCGCCTATCATGAATCGGGACACCTGATCATAAACTACCTGAAAGCGCCGTCGAAAAGTGTATTCAAGGCAAGTATCATCCCGCGAAAAGGCACTTTGGGTGTAGTGTGGTCGCCCGAAAGAGAAGAGCTTCACTCCAAGAGCAAAGAGCAGCTCATGGAAGATATCATGATAAGCCTGGGCGGGTACGCGGCGGAAAAACTGAAGTTCAACACCAGTACGACAGGTGTTTCAAGCGACTTCTCGAAGGCTACACGCATAGCCCATGCCATGATATGGCAGTTGGGCATGGGGGCGAGCGGGTATATAGGGGACTATAGCATGCTCCAGACCGTATCAGGGGAGAGCGAGTTCAATCCGTTATCAGAGACAGTAAAAACAATATTGAACAACGATACGAATGCCCTGATAAAAGAATGTCTGGAAGAGGTTACAAAGACGCTTACCGATAAAAAAGAAGTACTGGACAGGTTCGCCCAGGAACTTTTGAAAAGGGAAGAGCTCGAATTTGACGAGATAGTCGCTATTTTTGACGAATACGGATATAAGGAAAATACGGGTCTGTAG
- a CDS encoding serine hydroxymethyltransferase translates to MKHLNNTDPEIFRAIFDETRRQDEGIELIASENFASRAVMEAVGSAMTNKYAEGYPHARYYGGCEHVDVAEDLAIERAKKLFGADHVNVQPHSGSQANMAVYFSMLNIGDTVLAMDLSCGGHLTHGHIKNFSGKYFKIVPYGVNRETEQLDFNEIRSKALETKPRMIIAGASAYPRIIDFAKFREICDEVGAILMVDMAHIAGLVATGLHPSPVPVSEFVTTTTHKTLRGPRGGMILCREEFSKKINSEVFPGIQGGPLMHVIAGKAVSFLEALKPEFAVYQKQIIMNAARFAEELTKKGYRVVSGGTDNHLMLVDLAGKGTTGKEAEIALDKAGITVNKNLIPFDTKSPFVTSGIRIGTPSVTTRGMKEEEMARIVGFIDKALNCRQDDGKLALIKSEVREFLKSFPLYKELIEGLGALKV, encoded by the coding sequence ATGAAGCATCTTAATAATACCGATCCAGAGATATTCCGAGCGATATTTGACGAGACAAGAAGGCAGGACGAAGGCATAGAACTTATCGCCAGCGAGAATTTCGCCAGCCGCGCGGTCATGGAAGCCGTTGGTTCCGCCATGACCAACAAATACGCTGAAGGATATCCGCATGCCCGGTATTACGGCGGGTGTGAACATGTTGATGTCGCCGAGGACCTTGCGATAGAGAGGGCGAAAAAACTTTTTGGCGCGGACCATGTCAACGTGCAGCCACATTCCGGTTCCCAGGCCAATATGGCGGTATATTTTTCCATGCTCAACATCGGGGACACGGTGCTTGCCATGGACCTTTCCTGCGGAGGGCATCTGACCCATGGCCACATAAAGAATTTCTCCGGTAAATATTTCAAGATAGTGCCTTATGGAGTGAACCGGGAGACGGAGCAGCTGGATTTCAATGAGATAAGGTCCAAGGCGCTGGAAACAAAGCCCAGGATGATCATAGCCGGGGCTTCAGCCTATCCGCGTATCATCGACTTCGCGAAATTCCGCGAAATATGCGACGAAGTGGGGGCGATACTCATGGTGGATATGGCCCATATAGCCGGGCTTGTGGCGACAGGACTTCATCCCAGTCCCGTTCCCGTATCGGAATTCGTTACCACGACCACGCATAAAACGCTCAGAGGGCCGCGGGGTGGAATGATCCTTTGCCGTGAGGAGTTCTCTAAAAAGATAAACTCGGAAGTCTTCCCCGGGATACAGGGCGGTCCGCTAATGCACGTAATAGCGGGAAAAGCGGTATCTTTCCTGGAGGCGTTAAAACCCGAATTCGCGGTATACCAGAAACAGATAATAATGAACGCCGCGAGGTTCGCCGAAGAGCTTACGAAAAAAGGCTACAGGGTCGTCTCGGGAGGCACGGACAACCATCTGATGTTGGTGGACCTTGCGGGAAAAGGTACTACCGGCAAAGAGGCGGAGATCGCGCTTGATAAGGCGGGGATCACGGTTAACAAGAACCTCATTCCATTTGACACGAAAAGCCCGTTCGTTACCAGCGGGATAAGGATAGGCACTCCCTCGGTCACTACGAGGGGCATGAAGGAAGAGGAGATGGCCCGGATAGTGGGATTTATCGATAAGGCGTTGAATTGTAGGCAGGATGACGGTAAACTCGCTTTAATAAAGAGTGAGGTCAGGGAATTCCTGAAGAGCTTCCCTCTTTACAAAGAGCTGATAGAAGGTTTAGGCGCGTTAAAGGTATAG
- a CDS encoding tetratricopeptide repeat protein encodes MIHYEKALASTPDISEIYLRIGADQLLLGKLDKAESSLKKATEIAPARTKAYVLLAVVYTARGQFDMAEAMHEEALKHDPEDMKILTFLSDILVLQQKLDKAAEVYERILRLRGNDAFLYFNLGLIYSKLNILDKAEANLEKAVEMDKGYTEAQLVLGILYEVDGKYVQAIEQYKKVQENDPVNQESYVRLAQLYHRIGQTEKAIEEGCKLMVLIPGAPEPYIRNFSIYLSEKEYDKAEKVLRSALEKGIGDGMILAGLGYVETVRGRYAGAVNYYEAACKKEPDNERYRFSLATVYDQSGNKKKAEEILADLVSRGTGLPEVYNYLGYMYVEEGKELEEAMRLIKRSLEMDPENGAYIDSLGWAYFRKGELVKAREELERAVKYLPDDSTVREHLGDVYAACGELDKASVEWKKALDLGPDDEAEKKIKKDLKKIKKGGR; translated from the coding sequence ATGATCCACTACGAAAAAGCGCTGGCCAGCACACCCGATATATCGGAAATATACCTGAGGATAGGGGCGGACCAGCTGCTTCTGGGTAAGCTGGACAAAGCGGAAAGCTCATTGAAAAAAGCTACGGAGATAGCTCCGGCGCGTACCAAGGCATATGTTCTCCTGGCGGTCGTGTATACGGCTAGAGGGCAGTTCGATATGGCGGAGGCTATGCATGAGGAAGCCCTCAAGCATGATCCGGAAGACATGAAGATCCTTACGTTCCTTTCCGATATATTGGTCCTTCAGCAGAAACTGGACAAAGCCGCGGAAGTATACGAAAGGATATTACGTCTTCGCGGTAACGACGCGTTCCTGTATTTCAACCTTGGCCTGATATACAGCAAGTTGAACATCCTCGATAAGGCGGAAGCGAACCTGGAAAAAGCGGTTGAAATGGATAAGGGCTACACTGAGGCGCAACTTGTACTTGGCATACTATACGAAGTGGATGGCAAGTATGTGCAGGCGATCGAGCAATATAAAAAGGTCCAGGAGAACGACCCGGTGAATCAGGAGTCTTACGTACGTCTGGCGCAGTTGTATCACAGGATCGGCCAAACGGAAAAAGCTATTGAAGAAGGGTGTAAGCTTATGGTGCTTATACCCGGGGCGCCGGAACCGTATATCAGGAATTTCAGTATCTACCTTTCCGAGAAAGAGTACGATAAAGCTGAAAAGGTGTTGCGTTCAGCTCTCGAAAAAGGCATTGGGGACGGGATGATATTGGCCGGGTTGGGGTATGTGGAGACCGTCAGGGGAAGATACGCCGGAGCGGTGAATTACTATGAAGCGGCGTGTAAGAAGGAGCCGGACAACGAGAGATACAGGTTTTCCCTTGCCACGGTATACGACCAATCCGGGAACAAGAAAAAAGCGGAAGAGATCCTAGCGGACCTGGTCTCCAGGGGGACCGGCCTCCCTGAAGTATACAATTATCTTGGTTACATGTACGTTGAGGAAGGCAAGGAACTGGAAGAAGCCATGAGGCTGATCAAAAGGTCCCTTGAGATGGACCCGGAGAATGGCGCGTATATAGACAGCCTGGGGTGGGCGTATTTCAGGAAAGGGGAGCTGGTCAAGGCCAGGGAAGAACTGGAAAGGGCCGTAAAGTACCTGCCGGACGACTCGACGGTCAGGGAACATCTGGGCGATGTATATGCCGCTTGCGGGGAGCTGGACAAGGCTTCCGTAGAATGGAAGAAGGCCCTTGACCTGGGGCCGGATGACGAGGCGGAAAAGAAGATCAAGAAGGACCTGAAAAAAATCAAAAAAGGCGGACGCTAA
- a CDS encoding class II aldolase/adducin family protein, translated as MNVVREIAVFGKALHDNRMVIGAGGNISARDGEFLVIKKRGADMSRGNRHDYLRISFPEAETYAMNPFSGAYRRDLSSETPLHIACYRTRTDIGAVMHVHDPFMVSVAEKVALIGDISYEFECVIGGNVPRIEYIKPGTGALAEAVSNKISKGANAVLLRKHGAITVGKDLEEAYLRVLALHRACIVCLNTI; from the coding sequence ATGAACGTGGTGAGGGAAATAGCTGTATTCGGGAAAGCTTTGCATGACAACCGTATGGTCATAGGGGCCGGCGGGAACATCAGCGCGCGTGACGGGGAATTCCTTGTGATAAAGAAGCGGGGGGCGGATATGTCCCGGGGGAATAGGCATGATTATCTCAGGATAAGCTTCCCGGAAGCGGAAACTTACGCGATGAACCCTTTCAGCGGCGCGTATAGACGCGATCTCAGTTCCGAGACCCCCCTGCACATAGCTTGTTACAGGACCCGTACGGATATAGGGGCCGTAATGCATGTGCACGACCCGTTCATGGTGTCGGTGGCGGAAAAAGTAGCGCTTATCGGGGATATTTCTTACGAATTCGAATGCGTAATAGGGGGTAATGTTCCCCGTATCGAGTATATAAAACCGGGAACGGGAGCGCTGGCCGAAGCGGTATCTAACAAAATATCAAAAGGGGCGAACGCGGTCCTGTTAAGGAAGCATGGGGCGATAACCGTAGGTAAGGACCTGGAAGAGGCGTATTTACGGGTATTGGCACTCCACAGGGCCTGTATAGTGTGTTTAAATACTATATAA
- the purE gene encoding 5-(carboxyamino)imidazole ribonucleotide mutase, which translates to MKKNKAIVGIIMGSDSDLPVMKESADMLKKLGISCDVKILSAHRTPDAAAKFARNARKNGMKVIIAGAGGAAHLAGITAAHTTLPVIGVPMETRLDGVDSLLSTVQMPAGVPVATVAIGKAGAINAAILAAQIIGTSSQTVASRLDRYKKELVRKVEEKNRKINL; encoded by the coding sequence ATGAAAAAGAACAAGGCTATCGTGGGGATAATCATGGGAAGCGATTCTGATCTGCCGGTCATGAAGGAATCGGCCGACATGTTAAAAAAACTGGGTATAAGTTGCGATGTCAAGATATTGTCGGCCCACAGGACACCGGACGCGGCAGCTAAATTCGCCAGGAACGCGAGGAAGAACGGGATGAAGGTCATAATTGCCGGGGCTGGCGGGGCCGCCCATTTGGCCGGGATCACCGCCGCGCATACGACATTACCGGTCATAGGTGTTCCCATGGAGACCAGGCTTGACGGGGTGGATTCACTGCTTTCCACGGTACAGATGCCTGCTGGAGTGCCGGTCGCTACGGTAGCTATCGGGAAAGCGGGAGCGATAAACGCCGCGATACTGGCCGCCCAGATTATCGGGACCTCGTCCCAGACGGTGGCTTCAAGGCTGGACAGGTATAAGAAGGAACTTGTAAGGAAGGTCGAAGAGAAGAACAGAAAAATTAACCTTTAA
- a CDS encoding transketolase has translation MEKTEGITSLKKKAMSIRKDVLTMLHEAGSGHTGGSLSAVDIMVYLYERRMNVSPENFRDRSRDKFILSKGHGCPALYAVLADKGFFPREELWTLRKFGSRLQGHPQKGLPGVEISSGSLGQGLSVATGMALSDRMDGLETSIYCLMGDGETNEGQVWEAAMTAAHYRLDRLYGIVDHNKLQIDGRCCEVKEPGEYVKKWENFGWYTIETNGHDFSELEKAFSEADKIKGRPKMIVAHTEKGKGVSFFENKVEWHGVAPGKDDLEKAIAELEMSVKDLG, from the coding sequence ATGGAAAAAACAGAAGGTATCACCTCTTTGAAGAAAAAAGCCATGTCCATACGTAAAGACGTGCTCACAATGCTGCATGAGGCAGGCAGCGGACATACCGGCGGATCTTTGTCGGCGGTGGACATCATGGTGTATCTTTACGAACGCAGGATGAACGTGAGCCCGGAAAATTTCAGGGACAGGTCCCGGGATAAATTCATCCTGTCAAAGGGACACGGATGCCCCGCGTTATACGCTGTACTTGCCGATAAGGGTTTCTTTCCCAGGGAAGAGTTGTGGACATTAAGGAAATTCGGAAGCCGTCTCCAAGGGCATCCGCAGAAAGGGCTTCCCGGCGTCGAGATATCCAGCGGATCCCTGGGGCAGGGGTTGTCCGTAGCCACAGGCATGGCCCTGTCCGACAGGATGGACGGATTGGAGACCAGCATCTACTGTCTGATGGGCGATGGGGAAACGAATGAAGGCCAGGTATGGGAAGCGGCCATGACCGCGGCCCATTATCGCCTGGACAGGCTGTATGGGATAGTCGACCATAACAAGCTGCAGATAGACGGAAGATGCTGTGAAGTAAAAGAGCCCGGGGAATACGTGAAAAAATGGGAGAACTTCGGTTGGTATACTATCGAGACCAACGGACATGATTTCTCCGAGCTTGAAAAGGCATTCAGTGAGGCGGACAAGATAAAAGGCAGGCCGAAGATGATAGTAGCCCATACCGAAAAAGGCAAGGGCGTGTCATTTTTCGAGAATAAAGTCGAGTGGCATGGTGTCGCTCCGGGAAAAGATGACCTGGAAAAGGCCATAGCGGAACTAGAGATGTCAGTTAAGGACCTGGGGTAG
- a CDS encoding dCMP deaminase family protein, whose product MKQKTSVTGKGPKAAGEHGKKRPSWDEYFLSIAGFVATRSTCLRRQVGAVVVKNKQILATGYNGAPSGLRHCAEIGCMRQELGVPSGERHELCRALHAEQNAFLQAARHGVSLEGATLYITNQPCSICAKMIINVGIGKIVIEGDYPDEFARQFIQESGIEMVVMGK is encoded by the coding sequence ATGAAGCAAAAAACGAGCGTTACAGGGAAGGGTCCAAAAGCAGCCGGTGAACATGGAAAAAAAAGACCCTCGTGGGATGAATACTTCTTGAGCATAGCCGGGTTCGTGGCCACAAGGTCTACCTGCCTGCGAAGACAGGTCGGCGCGGTGGTAGTAAAGAATAAACAGATACTCGCGACCGGGTATAACGGGGCGCCTTCAGGGCTCCGTCATTGTGCCGAGATCGGATGTATGCGACAGGAATTGGGAGTCCCCTCCGGGGAGCGCCATGAGTTATGCCGAGCGCTTCACGCTGAACAGAACGCTTTTCTCCAGGCTGCCCGTCATGGGGTGAGCCTGGAAGGCGCGACCTTGTATATTACGAACCAGCCCTGCAGTATATGCGCGAAGATGATAATAAACGTTGGTATAGGGAAGATAGTGATAGAAGGGGATTATCCCGATGAGTTCGCCCGCCAGTTTATTCAAGAGTCGGGGATAGAAATGGTGGTGATGGGAAAATGA
- a CDS encoding peptidyl-prolyl cis-trans isomerase, protein MVLHILRSRKFARRVLIGLSCIIIPAFLFWGVNVNTGSDVIGTISGRAISAGDLEDSRQGIKVQLFFYDPNYAGSMRELLQNQSVMNMMAWERLILLTEAEQRGINPPDNTILGFIASHPLFHRNGSFDREVYDYVLRSSFQMDPRRFEELVRENIKVRSLRQDILKDVSVTDEEIMARFKALNDKAIISYVFIGDDLFTKDVSVSDQEARTYYEGTSASYMEPARINVEYIAASYDNTGARTEALGTMSTLYGNIAKDPSSMADMAGQNGLKHGTTGAFSENDVIPGIPFSPEFYKTAFSLSPGEVSPPVATGDVKGNVYILRKMAEYPARVKPFETVEDLVKTRLAEEKKMKLAEQKAGEYFAGLSTGTNDLDAIAAALGTTVERTGPIGTTDYIENVGPAKDLMLRVLEGQAGAFVPPVRTQKGYLLARIDEILPAGTEKFEKDKNTIRTELLSNKQIAAMDTWLKQQTDKVKVKKPIGTL, encoded by the coding sequence ATGGTACTGCATATTCTACGAAGTCGGAAATTCGCAAGACGTGTACTGATAGGCCTTTCGTGCATCATAATCCCGGCATTCCTGTTCTGGGGAGTGAACGTGAACACCGGTTCGGACGTTATAGGAACGATAAGCGGCCGGGCCATATCCGCGGGCGACCTGGAAGACAGCAGGCAAGGCATAAAAGTACAGCTTTTTTTCTATGATCCCAATTACGCGGGTTCTATGCGTGAACTCCTGCAGAACCAGTCGGTCATGAACATGATGGCGTGGGAAAGACTTATCCTTCTCACTGAAGCGGAGCAACGTGGGATCAATCCCCCCGACAACACGATCCTTGGCTTCATTGCCTCTCACCCCCTTTTCCATCGGAACGGTTCCTTTGACCGCGAGGTATATGACTACGTATTGCGCAGTTCTTTCCAGATGGATCCCCGACGCTTCGAGGAACTGGTCCGCGAGAACATCAAAGTTCGCTCTCTCAGGCAGGACATCCTCAAGGATGTGTCGGTTACGGACGAGGAGATCATGGCCCGGTTCAAGGCCCTTAATGACAAGGCCATCATATCTTACGTGTTCATAGGCGACGACCTGTTCACGAAAGATGTATCTGTTTCAGATCAGGAAGCCAGGACTTATTACGAAGGGACCTCCGCTTCCTATATGGAGCCGGCCAGGATAAACGTGGAATATATTGCCGCTTCTTATGACAATACCGGCGCGAGAACAGAAGCGCTGGGAACCATGTCGACACTGTACGGCAATATAGCCAAAGACCCGTCCTCCATGGCCGACATGGCAGGACAGAACGGCCTTAAACATGGCACAACGGGGGCTTTCTCAGAGAATGACGTGATCCCGGGGATACCTTTTTCCCCTGAATTCTACAAAACAGCGTTCTCTCTTTCTCCCGGCGAGGTAAGCCCACCTGTCGCCACGGGCGACGTTAAGGGAAACGTTTATATCTTACGTAAAATGGCGGAATATCCCGCGCGCGTCAAACCTTTTGAGACGGTCGAAGACCTCGTGAAGACACGTCTTGCCGAGGAAAAAAAGATGAAGCTCGCGGAACAAAAGGCCGGGGAATATTTTGCCGGGCTATCGACGGGGACAAATGACCTGGACGCTATCGCGGCCGCTCTCGGAACAACGGTCGAAAGGACCGGTCCTATCGGCACAACGGATTACATAGAGAATGTCGGGCCGGCGAAAGACCTTATGCTCCGCGTACTTGAAGGCCAAGCGGGCGCCTTTGTGCCGCCCGTCAGGACCCAGAAAGGCTATCTGCTGGCCAGAATAGATGAGATTCTTCCGGCTGGAACAGAAAAATTCGAAAAGGATAAGAACACTATCAGGACCGAGCTCCTCAGCAACAAACAGATAGCCGCGATGGATACGTGGCTTAAGCAACAAACCGATAAAGTTAAGGTCAAAAAACCTATAGGGACACTCTAA
- a CDS encoding low molecular weight protein arginine phosphatase has protein sequence MGSIKKVLFVCTGNSCRSIMAEGYLEKVSRERGLGLEVCSAGTWGVEGGMPSEEAIEILEEEGVDTEKYRSKVLTSGMIKWADIILVMEPGHKEQVLAIEPEAGNKVHLLGEFTGDKGIQDPIGMPAIVYEKCFAEIKSAVEGFVKWLEKK, from the coding sequence ATGGGGAGTATAAAAAAAGTTCTTTTTGTGTGTACGGGGAATAGTTGTAGAAGCATAATGGCTGAAGGATATCTTGAGAAGGTATCCAGGGAAAGAGGGTTAGGGCTTGAAGTATGTTCCGCGGGAACGTGGGGCGTCGAGGGTGGTATGCCCAGCGAGGAGGCCATCGAGATACTTGAGGAAGAAGGAGTGGATACCGAAAAATACAGGTCCAAGGTCCTGACCAGTGGGATGATAAAGTGGGCGGACATCATACTGGTCATGGAGCCGGGACATAAAGAACAAGTGCTGGCTATAGAGCCGGAGGCCGGGAATAAGGTCCATTTACTGGGGGAGTTCACCGGCGACAAAGGCATACAGGACCCCATAGGCATGCCCGCAATAGTTTATGAAAAATGTTTCGCGGAGATAAAATCCGCCGTGGAAGGATTTGTAAAATGGCTGGAAAAAAAATAG
- the nrdR gene encoding transcriptional regulator NrdR gives MKCPYCKNMEDKVIDSRMIGEGLSIRRRRECLGCGKRFTTYEYVEKAPLMVVKRDGTRKRFDREKIKSGIMKACEKRPVSMDKIEELVEEIEREVQKKADQEIKSTVIGNMVMEKLYDLDEVAYVRFASVYRRFKDVSHFMKELEKFLQ, from the coding sequence ATGAAATGTCCGTATTGCAAGAACATGGAAGACAAGGTAATAGACTCCCGGATGATAGGAGAGGGCCTCAGTATCCGCAGGAGAAGGGAATGCCTGGGATGCGGCAAAAGGTTCACTACATACGAATATGTCGAGAAAGCCCCGTTGATGGTCGTTAAGAGGGACGGTACGAGAAAAAGGTTCGACAGGGAAAAAATAAAATCCGGGATAATGAAGGCCTGTGAAAAGAGGCCTGTAAGTATGGACAAGATAGAGGAGCTTGTGGAAGAGATCGAGCGCGAAGTCCAGAAAAAAGCAGACCAGGAGATCAAGTCCACCGTTATCGGCAATATGGTAATGGAGAAGCTGTATGACCTGGATGAGGTGGCCTATGTGCGGTTCGCGTCAGTATATCGAAGGTTCAAGGACGTATCTCATTTCATGAAAGAGCTCGAGAAATTCCTCCAATAA